A region of Streptomyces sp. TG1A-60 DNA encodes the following proteins:
- a CDS encoding sodium-translocating pyrophosphatase, whose protein sequence is MAGLSTPQRFDHTTNFTAAVLTDDNRIIVMVIGVVALAALAVAGVLVRQVLAAGEGTDSMKKIAVAIQEGANAYLARQMRTLGVFAVVVFFLLMLLPADDWNQRAGRSVFFLIGAAFSAATGYIGMWLAVRSNVRVAAAAREATPAEGEPEKDLTTVSHKAMKIAFRTGGVVGMFTVGLGLLGASCVVLVYAADAPKVLEGFGLGAALIAMFMRVGGGIFTKAADVGADLVGKVEQGIPEDDPRNAATIADNVGDNVGDCAGMAADLFESYAVTLVAALILGRAAFGDSGLAFPLIVPAIGVITAMIGIFAVAPRRSDRSGMSAINRGFFISAGISLVLVAIAVYAYLPSSYADLEGVTDPAIAGHAGDPRVLAVVAVAIGILLAALIQQLTGYFTETSRRPVKDIGKSSLTGAATVVLAGISIGLESAVYTALLIGLGVYGAFLLGGTSIMLALFAVALAGTGLLTTVGVIVAMDTFGPVSDNAQGIAEMSGDVEGAGAQVLTDLDAVGNTTKAITKGIAIATAVLAAAALFGSYRDAILTAANDVGERVSGEGAPMNLMMDISQPNNLVGLIAGAAVVFLFSGLAINAVSRSAGSVVYEVRRQFRERPGIMDYTEQPEYGRVVDICTKDALRELATPGLLAVMAPIAIGFTLGVGALGAYLAGAIGTGLLMAVFLANSGGAWDNAKKLVEDGHHGGKGSEAHAATVIGDTVGDPFKDTAGPAINPLLKVMNLVALLIAPAIVQFSYGEDKSVGLRVTIAVAAIAVIVAAVYVSKRRGIAMGDEDNSERAAKSADPAVVS, encoded by the coding sequence ATGGCGGGGCTTTCTACCCCTCAAAGGTTTGACCACACCACGAACTTCACGGCCGCAGTACTGACCGACGACAACCGGATCATCGTCATGGTGATCGGAGTCGTGGCGCTGGCCGCGCTCGCCGTCGCCGGTGTCCTGGTCCGCCAGGTGCTCGCGGCGGGCGAGGGCACCGACAGCATGAAGAAGATCGCAGTGGCGATCCAGGAAGGCGCGAACGCCTATCTGGCCCGGCAGATGCGCACGCTCGGCGTATTCGCCGTCGTCGTGTTCTTCCTGCTCATGCTGCTGCCCGCGGACGACTGGAATCAGCGCGCCGGGCGATCAGTGTTCTTCTTGATCGGCGCGGCGTTCTCGGCGGCCACCGGTTATATCGGTATGTGGCTCGCCGTGCGCAGTAATGTGCGCGTCGCCGCGGCGGCCCGGGAAGCGACACCGGCGGAAGGCGAGCCGGAAAAAGATCTCACCACCGTCTCGCACAAGGCAATGAAGATCGCATTTCGCACGGGTGGCGTCGTCGGCATGTTCACGGTGGGGCTCGGCCTCCTCGGCGCGTCCTGCGTGGTCCTCGTGTACGCGGCCGACGCGCCGAAGGTGCTGGAGGGCTTCGGTCTCGGGGCCGCGCTCATCGCCATGTTCATGCGGGTCGGCGGCGGCATCTTCACCAAGGCCGCCGACGTCGGCGCCGACCTGGTCGGCAAGGTCGAGCAGGGCATTCCGGAGGACGACCCGCGCAATGCCGCGACCATCGCCGACAACGTGGGCGACAACGTCGGCGACTGCGCGGGGATGGCGGCCGATCTCTTCGAGTCGTACGCCGTGACACTCGTCGCCGCGTTGATCCTCGGCAGAGCGGCGTTCGGTGACTCCGGACTGGCGTTCCCGCTGATCGTGCCCGCGATCGGCGTGATCACCGCCATGATCGGCATCTTCGCGGTAGCGCCACGCCGCAGCGACCGCAGCGGTATGTCCGCGATCAACCGCGGCTTCTTCATCTCCGCGGGCATCTCACTGGTGCTGGTCGCCATCGCCGTCTACGCCTACCTGCCGTCGTCGTACGCCGACCTCGAAGGGGTCACGGACCCGGCGATCGCGGGCCACGCCGGCGATCCCCGGGTCCTCGCGGTCGTCGCGGTGGCCATCGGCATCCTGCTGGCCGCACTGATCCAGCAACTGACCGGCTACTTCACCGAGACCAGCCGCCGTCCGGTGAAGGACATCGGCAAGAGTTCGCTGACCGGCGCGGCCACCGTCGTCCTGGCCGGTATCTCCATCGGTCTCGAATCGGCCGTCTACACCGCCCTGTTGATCGGCCTCGGCGTGTACGGGGCGTTCCTGCTCGGCGGTACGTCGATCATGCTGGCGCTGTTCGCGGTGGCGCTGGCCGGCACCGGCCTGCTCACCACGGTCGGCGTCATCGTCGCCATGGACACCTTCGGACCGGTCTCGGACAACGCGCAGGGCATCGCCGAGATGTCCGGCGACGTCGAGGGCGCGGGCGCGCAGGTGCTCACCGACCTGGACGCCGTCGGCAACACCACCAAGGCCATCACCAAGGGCATCGCCATCGCCACGGCCGTCCTCGCCGCCGCCGCGCTCTTCGGCTCGTACCGCGACGCGATCCTCACGGCCGCGAACGACGTCGGCGAGAGGGTCTCCGGCGAAGGCGCGCCGATGAACCTGATGATGGACATCTCGCAGCCCAACAACCTCGTCGGCCTCATCGCGGGCGCAGCGGTCGTCTTCCTCTTCTCGGGGCTGGCGATCAACGCGGTCTCACGGTCGGCCGGTTCGGTGGTCTACGAGGTGCGGCGGCAGTTCCGCGAGCGGCCCGGAATCATGGACTACACCGAGCAGCCGGAGTACGGGCGGGTCGTCGACATCTGCACGAAGGACGCCCTGCGGGAGCTGGCCACGCCAGGTCTGCTCGCTGTCATGGCGCCGATCGCGATCGGGTTCACGCTCGGGGTCGGCGCGCTGGGCGCGTATCTCGCGGGTGCGATCGGCACCGGGTTGCTGATGGCGGTGTTCCTCGCCAACTCCGGCGGTGCCTGGGACAACGCCAAGAAGCTCGTCGAGGACGGCCATCATGGAGGCAAGGGGAGCGAGGCCCATGCCGCGACCGTCATCGGCGACACGGTGGGCGACCCGTTCAAGGACACCGCGGGACCCGCCATCAACCCGCTGCTGAAGGTGATGAACCTGGTCGCGCTGCTCATCGCGCCCGCGATCGTCCAGTTCAGCTACGGCGAGGACAAGAGCGTCGGACTGCGCGTCACCATCGCCGTGGCCGCGATCGCCGTGATCGTCGCTGCGGTGTACGTGTCCAAGCGGCGCGGGATCGCCATGGGTGACGAAGACAACTCCGAGCGGGCGGCCAAGTCGGCGGATCCAGCGGTGGTTTCCTAG